A section of the Streptomyces sp. Je 1-369 genome encodes:
- a CDS encoding protein kinase domain-containing protein has product MAQTQRAQGPSDPEATGGGMSDAPELWGNGGLVGDGRYRLTHRLGRGGMAEVFAAEDVRLGRTVAVKLLRSDLAEDPVSKARFTREAQSVAGLNHHAVVAVYDSGEDVVGPSVVPYIVMEIVEGRTIRDLLINAEAPGPEQALIIVSGVLEALAYSHQHGIVHRDIKPANVIITHTGAVKVMDFGIARALHGAQSTMTQTGMVMGTPQYLSPEQALGKAVDHRSDLYATGCLLYELLALRPPFTGETPLSVVYQHVQDQAVPPSEVSDAAPPELDGLVMRSLAKDPDDRFQTAEEMRGLVQYGLQMLAEQGSHTGTWNTGPVAMHEGGNTSAMGLAGTTAMAHPDSGTAQIPSPMLRPPGDDGGFDGGHHGGKGRRGRLWIVAVLAIIAIAVGVAFALSATDKKDKKDPPKTPATKQSQSKEPSKSADDETQDETSDPDTGTGGETDYTEPTNRPTNPTYPTTRPTTPTGNPTTPTGDPTTPTGDPTTPTKDPTEPTSDPTDPGGDDEGAGNGGADGEGA; this is encoded by the coding sequence ATGGCACAGACGCAGCGCGCTCAGGGCCCGTCCGACCCCGAGGCGACTGGCGGCGGTATGTCTGACGCGCCTGAATTGTGGGGTAACGGCGGGCTCGTCGGCGACGGCCGGTACCGGCTGACCCACAGACTCGGCCGGGGCGGCATGGCCGAGGTCTTCGCGGCCGAAGACGTACGTCTCGGGCGTACGGTCGCGGTCAAGCTGCTCCGCTCCGACCTCGCGGAGGACCCGGTCTCCAAGGCGCGTTTCACGCGTGAGGCGCAGTCCGTCGCCGGTCTCAACCACCACGCTGTGGTCGCGGTGTACGACTCCGGTGAAGACGTCGTCGGGCCGAGCGTCGTCCCGTACATCGTCATGGAGATCGTCGAGGGCCGGACGATCCGCGATCTGCTGATCAACGCGGAGGCGCCGGGTCCCGAGCAGGCGCTGATCATCGTGTCGGGCGTCCTCGAAGCCCTGGCCTATTCGCACCAGCACGGCATCGTGCACCGCGACATCAAGCCCGCGAACGTGATCATCACCCACACCGGTGCGGTGAAGGTGATGGACTTCGGCATCGCGCGCGCCCTGCACGGCGCGCAGTCGACGATGACGCAGACCGGCATGGTCATGGGCACGCCCCAGTACCTCTCGCCGGAGCAGGCGCTCGGCAAGGCCGTCGACCACCGCTCCGACCTGTACGCGACGGGCTGTCTCCTCTACGAACTGCTCGCCCTGCGGCCCCCCTTCACCGGTGAGACGCCGCTCTCCGTCGTCTACCAGCACGTCCAGGACCAGGCCGTGCCGCCGTCCGAGGTCTCGGACGCGGCGCCGCCGGAGCTGGACGGGCTCGTCATGCGCTCCCTCGCGAAGGACCCGGACGACCGGTTCCAGACCGCTGAGGAGATGCGCGGCCTGGTCCAGTACGGGCTGCAGATGCTGGCCGAGCAGGGCAGCCACACCGGGACCTGGAACACCGGACCCGTGGCGATGCACGAGGGCGGCAACACCTCGGCCATGGGCCTCGCGGGCACCACGGCGATGGCGCACCCGGACTCCGGTACGGCGCAGATCCCCAGTCCCATGCTGCGTCCGCCGGGCGACGACGGCGGCTTCGACGGCGGGCACCACGGCGGCAAGGGCCGCCGCGGCCGACTGTGGATCGTCGCCGTGCTCGCGATCATCGCCATCGCGGTGGGTGTGGCGTTCGCGCTCTCCGCGACCGACAAGAAGGACAAGAAGGACCCGCCGAAGACTCCCGCGACGAAGCAGTCGCAGTCCAAGGAGCCGAGCAAGAGCGCGGACGACGAGACGCAGGACGAGACGTCGGACCCGGACACGGGCACGGGCGGCGAGACGGACTACACCGAGCCGACGAACCGGCCGACGAACCCGACGTACCCGACGACGCGTCCGACGACGCCCACCGGGAACCCGACGACGCCGACCGGTGATCCGACCACGCCGACCGGCGATCCGACCACGCCCACCAAGGACCCGACCGAGCCGACGAGCGACCCGACCGATCCCGGTGGCGACGACGAGGGTGCGGGCAACGGCGGCGCCGACGGCGAAGGGGCCTGA
- a CDS encoding D-alanyl-D-alanine carboxypeptidase family protein: MNTGIKGARRATAVLVTASAMLAGGALTSPAHAAAPPKPSIVAKGGYVMNSATGKTLFTKSADTRRSTGSTTKIMTARVVLGQRNLNLNSKVKVDKAYSDYIVRNNYASSARLIVGDKVTVRQLLYGLMLPSGCDAAYALADKFGKGTTRAKRVKSFIGQMNSTAKTLGMRNTHFDSFDGIGHGANYSTPRDLTKLARNAMKYSTFRTVVKTKSTKQKVTTKSGGYRNMSWTNTNNLLGSYRGAIGVKTGSGPEAKYCLVFAATRNGKTVIGTVLTSSSLANRTKDAKKLLDYGFKVA; encoded by the coding sequence TTGAATACCGGCATCAAGGGCGCACGTCGCGCGACCGCCGTCCTCGTCACCGCGAGCGCGATGCTCGCCGGCGGCGCCCTCACCTCTCCGGCCCACGCGGCCGCACCCCCGAAGCCGTCCATCGTCGCCAAGGGCGGCTATGTGATGAACAGCGCCACGGGGAAGACTCTTTTCACGAAGTCCGCCGACACCCGCCGTTCCACCGGCTCCACGACGAAGATCATGACGGCGCGCGTGGTGCTCGGCCAGCGGAACCTGAACCTGAACTCCAAGGTCAAGGTCGACAAGGCGTACAGCGACTACATCGTCCGCAACAACTACGCCTCGTCGGCCCGGCTGATCGTCGGTGACAAGGTCACCGTCCGTCAGCTCCTGTACGGCCTGATGCTGCCGTCCGGCTGCGACGCGGCGTACGCGCTCGCGGACAAGTTCGGCAAGGGCACGACCCGCGCCAAGCGCGTGAAGAGCTTCATCGGCCAGATGAACTCGACCGCCAAGACGCTCGGCATGCGGAACACGCACTTCGACTCGTTCGACGGCATCGGGCACGGCGCCAACTATTCGACGCCGCGCGACCTGACGAAGCTCGCCCGCAACGCGATGAAGTACTCCACGTTCCGTACGGTCGTGAAGACGAAGTCGACGAAGCAGAAGGTCACCACGAAGTCCGGTGGCTACCGCAACATGTCGTGGACGAACACGAACAACCTCCTCGGTTCCTACCGCGGCGCCATCGGCGTGAAGACGGGCTCCGGCCCCGAGGCGAAGTACTGCCTCGTCTTCGCGGCGACCCGCAACGGCAAGACGGTCATCGGCACGGTCCTGACCTCTTCCTCGCTGGCCAACCGCACCAAGGACGCCAAGAAGCTGCTGGACTACGGCTTCAAGGTCGCGTAG
- a CDS encoding GntR family transcriptional regulator has translation MRMPAATALTPDAPSASAVSAASAAPAKRLPAAERVYAHVKQAVLERRYEGGTLLTEGELAEAVGVSRTPVREALLKLEVEGLLRLYPKKGALVLPVSAQEIADVVETRLLVETHSVRKAVPAPAGLIGRLEELLDRQRAQAAAGDLAEAAVTDRSFHAEIVRSGGNEILSRLYDQLRDRQLRMGVAVLHSHPDRIAKTLAEHEEILDALRRDDADAAVAVVTRHVGWFQNLARGEVR, from the coding sequence GTGCGCATGCCAGCCGCCACCGCCCTCACGCCCGACGCCCCCAGCGCTTCTGCCGTTTCCGCCGCTTCTGCCGCTCCCGCCAAACGGCTCCCCGCCGCCGAGCGCGTCTACGCGCACGTCAAGCAAGCCGTCCTGGAGCGCCGCTACGAAGGCGGCACGCTCCTCACCGAGGGCGAGCTCGCCGAGGCCGTGGGGGTGTCCCGCACCCCCGTGCGCGAGGCGCTGCTGAAGCTGGAGGTCGAGGGGCTGCTGCGGCTCTACCCGAAGAAGGGCGCCCTCGTGCTGCCCGTCTCCGCGCAGGAGATCGCGGACGTCGTGGAGACGCGACTACTGGTCGAGACGCACTCCGTGCGCAAGGCGGTGCCCGCGCCCGCGGGTCTGATCGGCCGCCTCGAAGAGCTCCTGGACCGGCAGCGCGCGCAGGCCGCCGCCGGTGACCTCGCCGAGGCCGCCGTCACCGACCGCAGCTTCCACGCGGAGATCGTCCGCAGCGGCGGCAACGAGATCCTGTCCCGCCTCTACGACCAGCTGCGGGACCGTCAGCTGCGGATGGGTGTCGCAGTGCTGCACTCGCACCCCGACCGGATCGCGAAGACCCTCGCCGAGCACGAGGAGATCCTCGACGCGCTGCGCCGCGACGACGCGGACGCGGCGGTCGCCGTGGTCACCCGGCACGTCGGCTGGTTCCAGAATCTGGCGCGGGGCGAAGTCCGATGA
- a CDS encoding MFS transporter, with product MSSAAAPEPLPGDPSPSSEGAGGDPIGGKKAVLVWSIGVAVYFVAVIFRTSLGVAGLDAADRFHVNASALSTFSILQLLVYAGMQIPVGLMVDRLGTKRVLTIGVVLFTIGQLGFAFSPSYGMALVSRALLGCGDALTFISVLRLGTRWFPARRGPMVAQLAGLVGMAGNLVSTLVLARLLHSVGWTAAFAGSALCGVVVLVLMTLFLKDHPEGHEPEPVRHTGAAYVRKQIALSWREPGTRLGLWVHFTTQFPAMVFLLLWGLPFLVEAQGLSRATAGELLTLVVLSNMVIGLVYGQIVARHHAARLPLAFGTIGTTAAAWGTTLAYPGEHAPMWLLIVLCAVLGACGPASMIGFDFARPANPPERQGTASGITNMGGFVASMTTLLAIGVLLDATGDNYRIAFSAVFVLEALGLVQILRLKSRAVRRERERLVASRVEAVHVPA from the coding sequence ATGAGCTCAGCCGCCGCACCCGAGCCCCTTCCCGGCGACCCTTCCCCAAGCTCCGAAGGAGCCGGGGGAGACCCCATTGGCGGGAAGAAGGCCGTCCTCGTCTGGTCCATCGGCGTCGCCGTCTACTTCGTCGCCGTCATCTTCCGGACGTCCCTCGGCGTCGCGGGCCTCGACGCCGCGGACCGTTTCCACGTCAACGCGTCGGCGCTTTCGACGTTCTCCATACTCCAGCTGCTCGTCTACGCGGGCATGCAGATACCCGTCGGCCTGATGGTCGACCGGCTCGGCACCAAGAGGGTGCTGACCATCGGAGTCGTCCTCTTCACGATCGGGCAGCTCGGCTTCGCCTTCTCGCCCTCGTACGGCATGGCGCTCGTCTCCCGCGCCCTGCTGGGCTGCGGTGACGCGCTGACGTTCATCAGCGTCCTGCGGCTCGGCACGCGCTGGTTCCCGGCCCGGCGCGGCCCGATGGTCGCCCAGCTCGCGGGCCTCGTCGGCATGGCGGGCAACCTCGTCTCGACGCTCGTCCTGGCCCGGCTGCTGCACTCCGTCGGCTGGACGGCCGCCTTCGCCGGCAGCGCGCTGTGCGGTGTCGTCGTCCTCGTCCTCATGACGCTGTTCCTGAAGGACCACCCCGAGGGGCACGAGCCGGAACCGGTGCGGCACACCGGCGCCGCCTACGTCCGCAAGCAGATCGCCCTGTCCTGGCGGGAGCCCGGCACCCGGCTCGGCCTGTGGGTGCACTTCACGACGCAGTTCCCCGCGATGGTGTTCCTGCTGCTGTGGGGCCTGCCGTTCCTCGTCGAGGCGCAGGGACTGTCCCGCGCGACGGCCGGGGAACTGCTCACCCTCGTCGTGCTGTCCAACATGGTCATCGGCCTCGTCTACGGCCAGATCGTGGCCCGGCACCACGCCGCGCGCCTCCCGCTCGCGTTCGGCACCATCGGGACGACGGCGGCGGCCTGGGGCACCACGCTCGCCTACCCGGGCGAGCACGCCCCGATGTGGCTGCTGATCGTCCTGTGCGCGGTCCTCGGCGCCTGCGGGCCCGCCTCCATGATCGGCTTCGACTTCGCACGGCCCGCCAACCCGCCGGAGCGGCAGGGCACGGCGTCGGGCATCACCAACATGGGCGGCTTCGTCGCCTCCATGACGACCCTGCTCGCGATCGGCGTGCTGCTCGACGCGACCGGCGACAACTACCGGATCGCGTTCTCCGCCGTCTTCGTCCTGGAGGCGCTCGGCCTCGTCCAGATCCTGCGGCTCAAGTCGCGGGCCGTGCGCAGGGAGCGGGAGCGGCTCGTCGCGAGCCGCGTCGAGGCCGTGCACGTCCCCGCCTGA
- the pdhA gene encoding pyruvate dehydrogenase (acetyl-transferring) E1 component subunit alpha: protein MTVESTAARKPRRSSTGSGKRASAKKPAPQKSTEPELIQLLTPEGKRVKDAKNAVYDAYVADITAEELRDLYRDMVLTRRFDAEATALQRQGELGLWASLLGQEAAQIGSGRATRDDDYVFPTYREHGVAWCRGVDPTNLLGMFRGVNNGGWDPNSNNFHLYTIVIGSQTLHATGYAMGVAKDGADSAVIAYFGDGASSQGDVAESFTFSAVYNAPVVFFCQNNQWAISEPTEKQTRVPLYQRAQGYGFPGVRVDGNDVLAVLAVTKWALERARTGEGPALIEAFTYRMGAHTTSDDPTKYRNDDERVAWEAKDPILRLRAYLETEGHADEGFFAELEDESEALGKRVREVVRAMPDPDLMAIFENVYADGHALVDEERAQFAAYQASFADAPAAGEVK from the coding sequence GTGACCGTGGAGAGCACCGCCGCGCGCAAACCGCGCCGCAGCAGTACCGGCAGCGGCAAGCGCGCAAGCGCCAAGAAGCCCGCGCCGCAGAAAAGCACCGAGCCCGAGCTGATTCAGCTGTTGACGCCCGAGGGCAAGCGGGTCAAGGACGCGAAGAACGCGGTGTACGACGCGTACGTCGCGGACATCACCGCGGAGGAGCTGCGCGACCTCTACCGCGACATGGTCCTCACCCGTCGCTTCGACGCCGAGGCCACCGCGCTGCAGCGCCAGGGTGAGCTGGGTCTGTGGGCGTCGCTGCTCGGCCAGGAGGCCGCCCAGATCGGTTCGGGCCGCGCCACCCGCGACGACGACTACGTCTTCCCCACCTACCGCGAGCACGGCGTCGCCTGGTGCCGCGGGGTGGACCCGACGAACCTGCTCGGCATGTTCCGCGGCGTGAACAACGGCGGCTGGGACCCGAACAGCAACAACTTCCACCTGTACACGATCGTCATCGGCTCGCAGACCCTGCACGCCACCGGTTACGCGATGGGCGTGGCCAAGGACGGCGCGGACTCGGCCGTGATCGCGTACTTCGGAGACGGCGCCTCCAGCCAGGGCGACGTAGCTGAATCGTTCACCTTCTCCGCGGTCTACAACGCCCCCGTCGTGTTCTTCTGCCAGAACAACCAGTGGGCGATCTCCGAGCCCACCGAGAAGCAGACCCGGGTGCCGCTCTACCAGCGCGCGCAGGGCTACGGCTTCCCCGGCGTACGGGTCGACGGCAACGACGTGCTCGCCGTGCTCGCCGTCACCAAGTGGGCGCTGGAGCGCGCCCGCACGGGCGAGGGCCCGGCGCTGATCGAGGCGTTCACGTACCGCATGGGCGCGCACACCACCTCCGACGACCCGACCAAGTACCGCAACGACGACGAGCGGGTGGCCTGGGAGGCCAAGGACCCGATCCTGCGGCTCCGGGCGTACCTGGAGACCGAAGGTCACGCGGATGAGGGATTTTTCGCGGAACTCGAAGACGAGAGCGAAGCGTTGGGCAAGCGAGTGCGAGAGGTGGTGCGGGCGATGCCGGATCCGGATCTGATGGCGATCTTCGAGAATGTCTACGCGGACGGGCACGCGCTCGTGGACGAGGAGCGCGCCCAGTTCGCCGCCTATCAGGCGTCGTTCGCGGACGCCCCCGCGGCCGGGGAGGTCAAGTAA
- a CDS encoding maleylpyruvate isomerase family mycothiol-dependent enzyme, translating to MSLHPSLQTYADAWTHSVEAISELVSPLAEGEWNWATPCPGWSVRDIVSHVIGLDCEMLGDPRPIHTLPRDLYHVQTEGQRYMEMQVDVRRHHTAPEMTSELEYTIIRRSRQLRNESREPSTKIRGPLGSEQTLELAMRLRAFDVWVHEQDLRTTLRKPGNLDSPGAYVARDLLLKGLPKVVGEKAGAPAQSAVVFDVSGPVEFLRTVRIDADGKGTVDGAPSLGPLATLGLDWETYFRLACGRVTYASVTDRVKVEGDHDLADAILRNFAVTP from the coding sequence GTGAGTCTCCATCCCAGCCTGCAAACCTACGCCGATGCCTGGACGCACTCCGTCGAAGCGATATCCGAGCTGGTGTCGCCGCTCGCCGAGGGGGAGTGGAACTGGGCCACCCCCTGCCCCGGCTGGTCGGTGCGCGACATCGTCTCCCATGTCATAGGCCTGGACTGCGAGATGCTGGGCGACCCCCGCCCCATCCACACCCTGCCCCGCGACCTGTACCACGTACAGACCGAGGGGCAGCGGTACATGGAGATGCAGGTCGACGTGCGGCGCCACCACACCGCACCGGAGATGACCTCCGAGCTGGAGTACACGATCATCCGCCGCTCCCGGCAGCTGCGGAACGAGTCGCGGGAACCCTCCACCAAGATCCGCGGCCCCCTCGGCTCCGAGCAGACCCTCGAACTCGCCATGCGGCTGCGGGCCTTCGATGTGTGGGTGCACGAGCAGGACCTCCGCACCACTCTGCGCAAGCCCGGCAACCTCGACTCCCCCGGGGCGTACGTCGCACGGGACCTGCTGCTCAAGGGCCTCCCGAAGGTCGTCGGCGAGAAGGCCGGCGCCCCCGCGCAATCGGCGGTCGTCTTCGACGTCAGCGGGCCCGTCGAGTTCCTGCGCACGGTCCGCATCGACGCCGACGGCAAGGGCACCGTCGACGGCGCGCCCTCGCTCGGCCCGCTCGCCACGCTCGGCCTCGACTGGGAGACGTACTTCAGACTCGCCTGCGGCCGCGTGACGTACGCGTCCGTCACGGACCGCGTCAAGGTCGAGGGCGACCACGACCTGGCGGACGCGATCCTGCGGAACTTCGCGGTCACGCCGTAG
- a CDS encoding alpha-ketoacid dehydrogenase subunit beta, protein MAVQKLPIAKAINESLRTALENDPKVLIMGEDVGKLGGVFRVTDGLQKDFGEERVIDTPLAESGIVGTAIGLALRGYRPVVEIQFDGFVFPAYDQIVTQLAKMHARALGKIKMPVVIRIPYGGGIGAVEHHSESPETLFAHVAGLKVVSPSNSADAYWMMQQAIQSDDPVIFFEPKRRYWDKGEVDKEAIPGPLHKATVAREGTDLTLAAYGPMVKVCLEAAAAAEEEGKSLEVVDLRSMSPIDFDSVQASVEKTRRLVVVHEAPVFLGTGAEIAARITERCFYHLEAPVLRVGGYHAPYPPARLEEEYLPGLDRVLDAVDRSLAY, encoded by the coding sequence ATGGCTGTCCAGAAACTTCCCATCGCCAAGGCGATCAACGAATCCCTGCGCACCGCGCTGGAGAACGACCCCAAGGTCCTCATCATGGGTGAGGACGTCGGCAAGCTCGGCGGCGTCTTCCGGGTGACGGACGGGCTGCAGAAGGACTTCGGCGAGGAGCGGGTCATCGACACCCCGCTCGCCGAGTCCGGCATCGTCGGCACGGCCATCGGCCTCGCCCTGCGGGGGTACCGCCCCGTGGTGGAGATCCAGTTCGACGGCTTCGTCTTCCCGGCGTACGACCAGATCGTCACGCAGCTCGCGAAGATGCACGCCCGCGCGCTCGGCAAGATCAAGATGCCCGTCGTCATCCGCATTCCGTACGGCGGTGGCATCGGCGCGGTCGAGCACCACAGCGAGTCCCCCGAGACCCTCTTCGCGCACGTCGCGGGCCTCAAGGTGGTCTCCCCCTCGAACTCGGCGGATGCCTACTGGATGATGCAGCAGGCCATCCAGAGCGACGACCCGGTGATCTTCTTCGAACCGAAGCGGCGCTACTGGGACAAGGGCGAGGTCGACAAGGAAGCGATCCCCGGCCCCCTGCACAAGGCCACCGTCGCCCGCGAGGGCACCGACCTCACGCTCGCCGCGTACGGCCCGATGGTGAAGGTCTGCCTGGAGGCGGCCGCGGCCGCCGAGGAGGAGGGCAAGTCCCTCGAGGTCGTCGACCTGCGCTCCATGTCGCCCATCGACTTCGACTCCGTGCAGGCGTCCGTGGAGAAGACGCGGCGGCTCGTCGTCGTCCATGAGGCCCCGGTCTTCCTGGGCACGGGCGCGGAGATCGCGGCGCGCATCACCGAGCGGTGCTTCTACCACCTGGAGGCGCCCGTGCTGCGGGTCGGCGGCTATCACGCCCCGTACCCGCCGGCGCGCCTGGAGGAGGAGTACCTGCCGGGTCTCGACAGGGTGCTCGACGCCGTCGACCGCTCGCTGGCGTACTGA
- a CDS encoding pyridoxamine 5'-phosphate oxidase family protein, with the protein MSTDEQLAFELLRRTDYGRVATSMRALPFLAAARHIVVDEKLLLRMHKGYGYHQACVGSVVAYGADNLNVASARDGQWTVQLVGVCDRVEPTNAELELFGPAPHYMDGELFDPVYLRIEPQFSTVHTLHAGHDRQLQHIL; encoded by the coding sequence ATGTCCACCGACGAACAGCTCGCCTTCGAACTGCTCCGCCGCACCGACTACGGCCGGGTGGCGACCAGCATGCGCGCGCTGCCCTTCCTCGCCGCGGCCCGGCACATCGTCGTGGACGAGAAGCTCCTGCTCCGCATGCACAAGGGATACGGCTACCACCAGGCCTGCGTCGGCAGTGTCGTCGCGTACGGCGCGGACAACCTCAACGTGGCGAGCGCGAGGGACGGCCAGTGGACCGTCCAGCTCGTCGGCGTCTGCGACCGGGTCGAGCCGACCAACGCGGAGCTCGAACTCTTCGGGCCCGCCCCGCACTACATGGACGGCGAGCTCTTCGACCCGGTCTACCTGCGGATAGAGCCGCAGTTCAGCACGGTCCACACGCTGCACGCCGGCCACGACCGCCAGCTGCAGCACATCCTGTAG
- a CDS encoding dihydrolipoamide acetyltransferase family protein has protein sequence MTTMTDTALAEFKMPDVGEGLTEAEILKWYVQPGDTVTDGQVVCEVETAKAAVELPIPFNGVVQELRFPEGTTVDVGQVIIAVDVSGGAGGGAPATAEQATVPEPPQAAEPVTAAEPEAEPAAPEGRKPVLVGYGVAESSTKRRARKPAASETPAAPAAPAAESAPAPAPAPQSPSLNGHNGVRPLAKPPVRKLAKDLGVDLATITPSGPDGIITREDVHAAVAPAPAAAPAPQAPEATEAPAPTPAAAPVVSTDARETRIPVKGVRKATAQAMVGSAFTAPHVTEFVTIDVTRTMKLVEELKQDKAFEGLRVNPLLFISKALLVAIKRNPDVNAAWDEANQEIVQKHYVNLGIAAATPRGLIVPNIKDAHAKTLPELAESLGELVSTARAGKTSPGAMQGGTVTITNVGVFGVDTGTPILNPGESAILAVGAIKLQPWVHKGKVKPRQVTTLALSFDHRLVDGELGSKVLADVAAILEQPKRLMTWA, from the coding sequence GTGACGACGATGACAGACACTGCTCTTGCCGAGTTCAAGATGCCCGACGTGGGCGAGGGACTCACCGAGGCCGAGATCCTCAAGTGGTACGTACAGCCCGGTGACACGGTCACCGACGGCCAGGTCGTGTGCGAGGTCGAGACGGCCAAGGCCGCCGTCGAACTCCCCATCCCGTTCAACGGGGTCGTACAGGAACTGCGGTTCCCCGAGGGCACCACGGTCGACGTCGGCCAGGTGATCATCGCGGTGGACGTGTCGGGCGGGGCGGGCGGAGGTGCCCCGGCGACCGCCGAGCAGGCGACGGTGCCCGAGCCGCCGCAGGCCGCGGAGCCGGTGACGGCCGCCGAGCCCGAGGCCGAGCCCGCCGCTCCCGAAGGCCGCAAGCCGGTCCTCGTCGGGTACGGGGTCGCCGAGTCCTCCACCAAGCGACGGGCCCGCAAGCCCGCCGCGTCGGAGACGCCCGCCGCTCCCGCCGCTCCCGCCGCTGAGTCGGCACCCGCACCCGCCCCGGCGCCGCAGTCCCCGTCCCTGAACGGGCACAACGGAGTCCGGCCGCTCGCCAAGCCGCCGGTCCGCAAGCTCGCCAAGGACCTCGGCGTGGACCTCGCGACGATCACCCCGTCCGGCCCCGACGGGATCATCACCCGCGAGGACGTGCACGCGGCGGTGGCCCCTGCCCCGGCCGCCGCACCCGCCCCGCAGGCGCCCGAGGCGACCGAGGCACCCGCCCCCACGCCCGCCGCCGCCCCCGTGGTGAGTACGGACGCACGCGAGACCCGCATCCCGGTCAAGGGCGTCCGCAAGGCCACCGCGCAGGCGATGGTCGGCTCGGCGTTCACGGCGCCGCACGTCACGGAGTTCGTGACGATCGACGTGACGCGGACGATGAAGCTCGTCGAGGAGCTCAAGCAGGACAAGGCGTTCGAGGGGCTGCGGGTCAATCCGCTGCTGTTCATCTCCAAGGCCCTGCTCGTGGCGATCAAGCGGAACCCGGACGTCAACGCGGCCTGGGACGAAGCGAACCAGGAGATCGTCCAGAAGCACTACGTGAACCTGGGCATCGCCGCGGCCACCCCGCGCGGTCTGATCGTGCCGAACATCAAGGACGCGCACGCCAAGACCCTGCCCGAACTGGCCGAGTCGCTCGGCGAGTTGGTGTCCACGGCGCGTGCGGGCAAGACCTCGCCCGGCGCCATGCAGGGCGGCACGGTCACGATCACCAACGTCGGCGTCTTCGGCGTCGACACGGGCACGCCGATCCTGAACCCCGGCGAGTCCGCGATCCTCGCGGTCGGCGCGATCAAGCTCCAGCCGTGGGTCCACAAGGGCAAGGTGAAGCCCCGTCAGGTGACGACGCTCGCGCTGTCCTTCGACCACCGCCTGGTGGACGGGGAGCTCGGCTCGAAGGTGCTCGCCGATGTGGCGGCCATCCTTGAGCAGCCGAAGCGGCTCATGACCTGGGCGTAA
- a CDS encoding response regulator, whose translation MREDGKITVFLLDDHEVVRRGVHELLSVEADIEVVGEAGTAADALVRIPATRPDVAVLDVRLPDGSGVEVCREIRSQNEDIKCLMLTSFADDEALFDAIMAGASGYVLKAIRGNELLTAVRDVAAGKSLLDPVATARVLARLRDGNNAKGDDRLANLTDQERKILDLIGEGLTNRVIGERLHLAEKTIKNYVSSLLSKLGMERRSQAAAYVARMQAEKQH comes from the coding sequence GTGCGCGAAGATGGAAAAATTACGGTTTTTCTCCTCGACGACCACGAGGTGGTCCGGCGTGGAGTCCATGAGCTGCTGTCCGTGGAGGCCGACATCGAGGTGGTCGGCGAAGCCGGCACCGCGGCGGACGCCCTGGTCAGGATCCCCGCGACCCGTCCGGATGTGGCGGTGCTCGACGTGCGCCTGCCGGACGGCAGCGGTGTCGAGGTGTGCCGCGAGATCCGTTCGCAGAACGAGGACATCAAATGCCTGATGCTCACCTCGTTCGCCGACGACGAGGCCCTTTTCGACGCGATCATGGCCGGTGCCTCCGGTTATGTCCTCAAGGCCATTCGCGGCAATGAGCTCCTCACCGCCGTGCGCGACGTCGCTGCGGGAAAGTCCCTGCTCGACCCCGTCGCGACGGCCCGGGTCCTGGCGCGGCTGCGCGACGGCAACAACGCCAAGGGCGACGACCGCCTGGCGAACCTCACCGACCAGGAGCGGAAGATCCTCGACCTCATCGGCGAGGGCCTGACCAACCGCGTGATCGGTGAGCGGCTGCACCTCGCCGAGAAGACGATCAAGAACTACGTCTCCAGCCTGCTGTCCAAGCTGGGCATGGAGCGGCGCTCCCAGGCCGCGGCGTACGTGGCGCGCATGCAGGCGGAGAAGCAGCACTGA